In Triticum aestivum cultivar Chinese Spring chromosome 5B, IWGSC CS RefSeq v2.1, whole genome shotgun sequence, the following proteins share a genomic window:
- the LOC123112191 gene encoding uncharacterized protein, which produces MVDVEHRMAGMAPAAHAAGLRRLSTRAAAGPSSASASPRHGLYSFQGLASSVLSHLRASGVAILPGLSDTELARAEAEMGFTFPPDLRAVLALGLPSGPGFPDWRSRAGLRAAFDLPVAAASLQIARGALWPRCWGKRPADPDRARRLARSAIRRAPLLVPLFDRCYLPCTPSLAGNPVFFVTDDRVLCCGLDVVHFFTRESSFQPMDISSPFAAMPSSGTSTPCTRRSLDAACGGQAPRWIEFWSDAASDRRRRDSSSSEASTASTSSSGCCSPPRRSTPRWVDNYLDKLGSVLKKGGWRDREVDEMVEVAASGMFDGEEAPPAADAEAVLDTLLLKTDRCSDSLRRAGWSSEDVSDALGLDLRRCKEPHRSVVRVPPEIAAKVQRLARTVARS; this is translated from the coding sequence ATGGTGGATGTGGAGCACCGGATGGCGGGCATGGCTCCGGCGGCGCACGCGGCCGGCCTGCGCCGTCTCTCCACGCGGGCCGCGGCCGGCCCTTCCTCGGCGTCGGCCTCCCCGCGCCACGGGCTCTACTCCTTCCAGGGCCTGGCGTCGTCCGTGCTCTCGCACCTCCGGGCGTCCGGGGTGGCCATCCTCCCGGGCCTCTCCGACACGGAGCTCGCCCGCGCCGAGGCCGAGATGGGGTTCACCTTCCCGCCCGACCTCCGAGCCGTGCTGGCCCTCGGGCTGCCGTCAGGCCCCGGGTTCCCGGACTGGCGCTCCCGCGCGGGGCTCCGCGCCGCGTTCGACCTGCCCGTCGCCGCCGCGTCGCTCCAGATCGCGAGGGGCGCGCTGTGGCCCCGGTGCTGGGGCAAGAGGCCGGCCGACCCCGACCGCGCGAGGCGGCTCGCTCGCTCCGCCATACGGCGCGCGCCGCTGCTGGTGCCGCTCTTCGATCGGTGCTACCTGCCCTGCACCCCCTCCCTCGCCGGGAACCCCGTGTTCTTCGTCACCGACGACCGCGTCCTCTGCTGCGGCCTCGACGTCGTCCACTTCTTTACCCGGGAGTCGTCCTTCCAGCCGATGGACATCTCCTCCCCGTTCGCGGCGATGCCCTCTTCCGGCACGAGCACGCCGTGCACCCGCCGCAGCCTCGACGCGGCCTGCGGCGGCCAGGCCCCACGCTGGATCGAGTTCTGGAGCGACGCGGCCTCCGACAGGCGCCGCCGCGACTCGTCGTCCTCCGAAGCCTCCACCGCATCCACATCCTCGTCAGGCTGCTGCTCGCCACCTCGGAGGTCGACGCCGCGCTGGGTCGACAACTACCTGGACAAGCTCGGATCGGTGCTCAAGAAAGGTGGCTGGAGGGACAGGGAGGTGGACGAGATGGTGGAGGTGGCCGCGTCCGGGATGTTCGACGGCGAGGAGGCTCCGCCAGCCGCCGACGCGGAGGCCGTGCTCGACACACTCCTCCTGAAGACGGACCGGTGCTCAGACTCGCTCAGGCGCGCCGGATGGAGCTCCGAGGACGTATCGGACGCGCTGGGGCTCGACCTCCGGCGGTGCAAGGAGCCGCACCGATCGGTCGTGCGAGTGCCCCCAGAGATCGCCGCCAAGGTGCAGCGGCTCGCGCGGACGGTGGCGAGGTCGTGA